A genomic window from Tolypothrix sp. PCC 7910 includes:
- a CDS encoding choice-of-anchor I family protein: MAPTILNPGDVAIVGFNTSNPDSIRFLVLVDIEADTSFNVTDNGWLSSGGFRTGEGILTYTAPTKIPAGTVLTWVNSGTNNSPGFSSNNPSNFALNATGDSLTIFTGELANRKLIYALSSNNWSSNATSASTSAEPTVTNGGILVTGTSSVAIPNSNGYYSSSTNSGTQTQLLSAISNPANWTASLTATNVSDWPSSFTITSSVTPSVNLSVSSNSGTEAGQTVITVTATASSAVTGDQTVDLGVSGTGITPGDYTFSSNKITILNGQTTGFVTFTVVDDALVEGNETATLTLSNPSSGITLGTASQNITIADNDTPVVPTVNLSVSTTAGLEANTTAITVTATASSAVVGNQTVNLAVTGTGITSGDYYLSSNTITIANGQTSGSVTFIVADDAIAEATETATLTIATPSAGIALGNTTSQNITITNNNTSTLQKVGGFTSANGAEISAFDPGSDRLFVVAGTTIEIYGVSNTGALTAAGSLTPGFTAPTGTEIIPNSVAVKNGTVAVAYAIRNTTTGAQLSGQVSFFNAANGSFLNSVEVGYLPDMLTFTPDGTKVLTANEGEPNSYKQANSFDPEGSVSIINLANGVANATVQTAGFTAFNSQIDALKAAGVRIFGPGATVAQDVEPEYIAFSGDGTKAYVTLQENNAIAILDIASATITDILPLGVKNYNLPGNGIDASDRDGGINIKNWPVVGLYQPDAIASFTANGQTYYITANEGDARDYTGFSEEIRVGAAGYALDPTVFPNAATLKNNANLGRLTVTTASGDTDGDGDFDRIEAFGARSFSIWDASGKQVFDSGDQLEQITASKVPTLFNSEGLAAGFDTRSDNKGPEPEGVAIGVINNRTYAFIGLERTGDVIVYDVTNPSKPTFVQYINTPEDLAVEGLTFISAADSPTGKPLLVTTNEVSKTVAVFEVTPPVRISDIQGVSHTSPFNGKTVTNVPGIVTAVAARGFYLQDPNPDSSDRTSEGIFVFTSSAPTVQVGDAVQVSGTVTEFRPGNNANNLTTTQITSPSITKLSSGNALPTATILGNGGRTIPTSVIDNDTTSNIETGITTFDPAQDGIDFYESLEGMRVQVNNPVAVSPTNNFGEIWVLADNGANATGRTARGGIAVSANDFNPERIQIDDTLFTSGNSPKVNVGAIFATITGVVDYNFSNYEVLPTSVSVTSDNLTKEVTNLTASADQLTVATFNVENLDPGDPVSKFQNIANRIVNNLKSPDIITLEEIQDNNGATNNGVVDASTTYQTLINAIKAAGGPSYEYRQIDPVNNQDGGEPGGNIRQGFLFNRDRVQFVDRAGGTSTSNTTVSDVNGVPTLSASPGRLDPTNSAFTTSRKPLVGEFTFNGQTVYIVGNHFNSKGGDQALYGPNQPPTLTSETQRQQQATVVKNFVESILAINPNANVVVAGDLNDFEFSKPVSTLESAGLTSLIETLPENERYTYNFEGNAQVLDHILVSKNLLNQLDGYDVVHINSEFADQDSDHDPSVARFNIPVPNTINGTSGNNILIGTDKVDIIRGLGGNDIITGNKNNDFLYGGSGNDALEGGDGNDNLYGDEGNDGLLGGKGDDTLSGGSGNDALEGGDGNDRLYGDAGNDVLLGGDGDDWLAGGEGRDFLTGGSGSDRFYLSGTGEFDTVIDFNPGVDKIIISKSEFSLSQALGTLDAGLFRTGTRATTESDRFIYDRLRGNLFFDADGTGSSAQIQIGQLFNRAALTSNDITVIA; the protein is encoded by the coding sequence ATGGCACCTACAATTTTAAATCCTGGTGATGTTGCGATCGTTGGTTTTAACACTAGTAATCCAGATAGCATTCGTTTTTTAGTACTTGTAGATATTGAGGCAGATACAAGTTTTAATGTTACAGATAATGGTTGGCTATCTAGTGGTGGATTTAGAACGGGTGAAGGCATTCTCACCTATACTGCTCCGACCAAAATCCCTGCTGGTACAGTGCTAACTTGGGTAAACTCAGGTACTAATAACTCACCAGGTTTTAGTTCCAATAATCCTAGTAATTTTGCTTTGAATGCAACTGGTGATTCACTGACTATTTTTACAGGTGAATTGGCAAACCGAAAATTAATTTATGCACTTAGTTCTAATAATTGGAGTAGTAACGCTACAAGTGCAAGCACATCTGCTGAACCCACTGTTACGAATGGTGGCATTTTAGTAACAGGAACTTCTTCGGTAGCTATACCCAACAGCAATGGTTATTACAGTAGTTCTACTAATTCTGGAACTCAAACACAATTACTATCTGCAATCTCAAATCCAGCAAATTGGACAGCAAGTTTAACGGCAACTAATGTGTCTGATTGGCCATCATCATTTACGATTACTTCATCTGTTACCCCAAGTGTCAATCTATCAGTCAGCAGCAACTCTGGTACGGAAGCAGGCCAAACAGTCATTACAGTCACTGCTACCGCCTCTAGTGCTGTTACTGGCGATCAAACAGTTGACTTAGGTGTATCGGGAACTGGCATTACTCCAGGCGATTACACTTTTAGCAGTAATAAAATCACAATTCTCAATGGACAAACAACTGGTTTTGTCACCTTTACAGTTGTCGATGATGCTTTAGTTGAAGGTAATGAAACAGCAACTTTAACTCTCAGCAATCCTTCCTCTGGAATTACCCTTGGTACAGCTTCGCAGAATATTACGATCGCAGATAATGATACTCCTGTTGTGCCGACTGTGAATTTATCTGTTAGCACTACTGCTGGTTTGGAAGCGAATACAACAGCCATCACTGTGACTGCTACTGCTTCTAGTGCAGTTGTTGGTAATCAAACAGTGAATTTAGCAGTTACAGGTACAGGTATCACCAGCGGAGATTATTACCTCAGCAGCAACACCATCACCATTGCTAATGGACAAACTAGCGGTTCCGTTACCTTTATCGTGGCAGATGATGCGATCGCAGAAGCAACTGAAACTGCAACCTTGACAATCGCGACACCTTCTGCAGGTATTGCTTTAGGTAACACCACTTCGCAAAATATTACGATTACCAACAACAACACCAGCACTTTGCAAAAAGTTGGCGGTTTCACCAGTGCGAATGGTGCTGAAATTTCCGCCTTCGATCCAGGAAGCGATCGCCTGTTTGTTGTAGCAGGTACCACTATCGAAATCTACGGAGTTAGCAACACCGGAGCATTGACAGCAGCAGGTAGCCTGACTCCTGGATTTACTGCGCCTACTGGTACGGAAATTATTCCTAACAGTGTAGCTGTCAAAAATGGAACAGTAGCAGTTGCTTATGCAATTCGCAACACCACAACAGGCGCGCAACTTTCTGGGCAGGTTAGCTTCTTTAATGCCGCCAATGGTTCGTTTTTGAACTCTGTAGAAGTGGGCTATCTGCCGGATATGCTTACCTTTACACCCGATGGTACAAAGGTCTTAACTGCTAACGAAGGCGAACCTAACAGCTATAAACAAGCTAATTCCTTCGACCCTGAAGGTTCTGTGAGCATTATTAACCTGGCGAATGGAGTTGCCAACGCTACAGTGCAAACTGCTGGCTTCACGGCGTTCAATAGTCAAATTGATGCCCTAAAAGCTGCGGGTGTGCGGATTTTTGGCCCTGGTGCCACCGTAGCTCAAGATGTGGAACCCGAATATATTGCTTTTTCGGGAGATGGCACAAAAGCTTACGTGACATTGCAGGAAAATAATGCGATCGCAATTCTCGATATTGCCAGCGCTACCATCACCGATATTTTGCCGTTGGGTGTGAAAAATTACAACTTACCTGGTAATGGTATTGATGCCAGCGATCGCGATGGCGGCATTAATATCAAAAACTGGCCTGTAGTTGGCTTATATCAACCTGATGCGATCGCTAGTTTTACAGCTAATGGACAAACCTACTACATTACAGCCAACGAAGGCGATGCCCGCGACTACACAGGATTTAGCGAGGAAATTCGGGTTGGTGCTGCTGGATATGCTTTAGATCCAACTGTTTTCCCCAATGCCGCAACCTTAAAAAATAACGCTAACTTGGGAAGGTTAACGGTAACAACTGCCTCTGGCGATACTGACGGCGATGGGGACTTTGATCGCATCGAAGCATTTGGGGCGCGTTCCTTTTCAATTTGGGATGCTAGCGGTAAACAAGTTTTTGATAGTGGCGATCAACTCGAACAAATTACCGCTAGTAAAGTCCCAACTCTGTTTAACTCAGAGGGCTTGGCTGCTGGCTTTGACACCCGCAGCGATAATAAAGGGCCTGAACCGGAAGGTGTGGCGATCGGAGTCATTAACAACCGCACCTATGCGTTTATCGGTTTAGAACGGACTGGCGATGTCATCGTCTATGACGTGACAAATCCTAGCAAACCAACTTTTGTACAGTATATTAATACACCAGAAGATTTAGCAGTAGAAGGGCTGACTTTTATTTCCGCCGCCGACAGTCCCACAGGTAAGCCTTTGTTGGTGACAACAAACGAAGTTAGCAAGACGGTTGCTGTATTTGAAGTTACCCCACCTGTGAGAATTAGCGACATTCAAGGAGTTAGTCATACCTCCCCCTTCAATGGGAAAACTGTTACCAATGTACCGGGGATTGTAACAGCTGTGGCGGCGCGCGGTTTTTATCTCCAAGACCCTAACCCAGATAGTAGCGATCGCACTTCTGAAGGAATTTTTGTTTTCACTTCATCAGCACCCACTGTGCAAGTTGGGGACGCAGTACAGGTTAGTGGTACAGTAACGGAATTCCGCCCTGGTAATAATGCTAATAACTTAACGACTACCCAAATTACCAGCCCCTCAATTACCAAACTCTCCAGTGGTAATGCTTTGCCGACTGCCACAATTCTCGGTAATGGTGGTAGAACAATCCCCACATCGGTAATTGATAATGATACTACTAGTAATATCGAAACCGGAATTACCACCTTTGACCCAGCCCAAGATGGTATTGATTTCTACGAAAGCTTGGAAGGGATGCGGGTACAGGTAAATAATCCTGTTGCAGTTAGCCCGACTAATAATTTTGGAGAAATCTGGGTGTTAGCGGATAATGGCGCGAATGCTACCGGACGCACTGCTAGAGGTGGTATCGCAGTTAGTGCTAATGATTTTAATCCAGAGCGTATCCAAATTGATGATACTTTATTTACCTCTGGTAACTCTCCCAAGGTGAATGTCGGTGCAATTTTTGCCACAATTACAGGCGTGGTTGATTATAACTTTAGTAATTACGAAGTTCTACCAACTTCCGTAAGTGTTACCTCTGATAATCTCACCAAGGAAGTTACAAATTTAACTGCTAGCGCTGACCAATTAACAGTTGCTACCTTCAACGTCGAAAACCTTGACCCTGGCGACCCTGTAAGCAAGTTTCAAAATATTGCCAATAGAATTGTCAATAACCTGAAATCACCAGATATTATTACTCTGGAAGAAATTCAGGATAATAACGGGGCAACAAATAACGGGGTAGTTGATGCTAGTACAACTTACCAAACATTAATTAATGCGATTAAAGCTGCGGGTGGCCCTAGCTACGAATATCGTCAAATCGACCCAGTCAATAACCAAGATGGTGGTGAACCTGGTGGGAATATTCGCCAAGGCTTCTTATTTAATCGCGATCGCGTGCAGTTTGTCGATCGCGCTGGTGGTACTTCTACTTCTAACACTACAGTTAGCGATGTTAATGGTGTACCTACCCTTTCTGCTAGTCCCGGTCGCCTTGATCCGACAAACTCTGCTTTTACTACCAGTCGTAAGCCTTTAGTTGGTGAATTTACTTTCAACGGGCAGACTGTTTATATCGTTGGCAATCACTTTAACTCTAAAGGTGGTGACCAAGCTTTATACGGGCCAAATCAACCGCCTACCCTCACCAGCGAAACTCAGCGTCAGCAACAAGCAACGGTGGTGAAAAATTTTGTTGAGAGTATTTTAGCGATCAATCCCAACGCTAATGTCGTAGTAGCGGGTGACTTAAATGACTTTGAGTTTTCCAAACCTGTCAGCACTCTAGAAAGTGCTGGGCTAACTTCCCTCATTGAAACCTTGCCGGAAAATGAGCGTTATACCTACAATTTTGAAGGTAATGCCCAAGTACTTGACCACATCCTTGTTAGTAAGAATCTGCTAAATCAACTCGATGGCTATGATGTAGTACACATCAACTCAGAGTTTGCTGACCAGGATAGCGACCATGACCCCAGTGTAGCGAGATTTAACATACCAGTTCCTAACACCATAAATGGCACATCCGGTAATAATATCCTCATCGGTACTGACAAAGTCGATATTATCCGGGGTCTAGGTGGTAACGATATCATCACAGGCAACAAAAACAATGATTTCCTGTATGGTGGTAGCGGCAATGATGCACTAGAAGGTGGAGATGGCAACGACAACCTTTACGGTGATGAAGGTAATGATGGCTTGCTAGGTGGAAAAGGTGACGATACCCTCAGTGGTGGTAGCGGGAATGATGCACTCGAAGGTGGAGATGGTAACGACAGGCTGTATGGCGATGCGGGTAATGATGTCTTACTCGGTGGCGATGGCGATGATTGGCTAGCTGGTGGTGAAGGAAGGGACTTTTTAACTGGTGGTAGCGGTAGCGATCGCTTTTACTTATCTGGTACAGGTGAATTTGATACCGTCATCGACTTTAACCCCGGTGTGGATAAAATCATCATTTCTAAATCTGAATTTAGTCTCTCGCAAGCACTTGGTACGCTGGATGCTGGCTTGTTCCGCACTGGAACAAGGGCGACTACAGAAAGCGATCGCTTTATTTATGATCGCCTTCGGGGTAATTTATTCTTTGATGCCGATGGTACTGGTAGCAGTGCACAAATTCAGATAGGTCAATTATTCAATAGAGCCGCACTCACAAGCAATGATATTACTGTGATTGCATAG
- the chlG gene encoding chlorophyll synthase ChlG has product MSESSPITPNSNSAEAIESVNTTEDITAVSDRSSKTRQLLGMKGAAPGETSIWKIRLQLMKPITWIPLIWGVVCGAASSGNYSWTLENVLKAAACMLLSGPLLTGYTQTINDFYDREIDAINEPYRPIPSGAISVPQVITQIVVLLLAGIGLAFVLDLWAGHDFPNITVLAVFGTFIAYIYSAPPLKLKQNGWLGNYALGASYIALPWWAGHALFGELNWKIIVLTLVYSLAGLGIAIVNDFKSVEGDRQLGLQSLPVMFGVTTAAWICVVMIDVFQGFIAAYLVSIHENLYAAILVLLILPQITFQDMYFLRDPLKNDVKYQASAQPFLVLGMLVAGLALGHAGI; this is encoded by the coding sequence ATGTCTGAATCATCTCCCATTACCCCAAATTCCAATTCGGCGGAAGCAATAGAGTCCGTTAATACTACTGAAGATATCACCGCAGTTAGCGATCGCAGTTCTAAAACTCGGCAACTGCTGGGGATGAAAGGCGCAGCGCCAGGGGAAACCTCGATTTGGAAAATCCGGTTGCAACTGATGAAGCCGATTACCTGGATTCCCCTGATTTGGGGTGTAGTCTGCGGTGCGGCTTCTTCTGGTAACTATAGTTGGACGCTGGAAAATGTTTTGAAGGCAGCGGCTTGTATGTTGCTTTCCGGCCCTTTGCTAACGGGTTACACCCAAACTATCAATGATTTTTATGATCGCGAAATTGATGCGATTAACGAGCCTTACCGTCCCATTCCTTCTGGTGCTATTTCCGTACCCCAGGTAATTACGCAGATAGTTGTATTATTACTTGCTGGTATTGGTTTGGCTTTTGTACTGGATTTGTGGGCTGGTCATGACTTCCCCAACATCACAGTATTAGCTGTCTTTGGTACTTTTATTGCCTACATCTATTCAGCACCACCACTGAAGTTGAAGCAAAACGGCTGGTTAGGGAACTATGCTTTAGGAGCCAGCTATATTGCTTTACCTTGGTGGGCTGGTCACGCTTTATTTGGCGAACTTAATTGGAAAATTATTGTTCTCACCCTGGTTTACAGCTTAGCTGGATTGGGGATTGCCATTGTTAATGACTTTAAGAGTGTAGAAGGCGATCGCCAATTAGGATTACAATCACTACCTGTAATGTTTGGTGTCACTACTGCGGCCTGGATATGTGTGGTGATGATTGATGTATTTCAAGGATTTATTGCTGCATATCTGGTCAGTATCCATGAGAATTTGTACGCAGCAATTCTTGTACTGTTGATTTTGCCGCAAATTACTTTCCAAGATATGTATTTTTTGCGTGACCCTTTAAAGAACGATGTGAAGTATCAAGCCAGTGCTCAACCCTTCTTAGTCTTAGGAATGCTTGTGGCTGGTTTAGCGCTCGGTCATGCAGGTATTTGA
- a CDS encoding ArsA family ATPase: MTLILTFLGKGGIARTKIAIAAAKLLASEGKRVLLAGLAEPALPILLETTLTPDPQEIAPNLQVVQFQASVLLERQWEEVKKLEAQYLRTPIIKDVFGQELVVLPGMDNALALNAIREYDASGKYDVIVYDGTGDASSLRMLGLPESLSWYIRRFRQLFVNSDLGKTIAESPLIQPLISTLFNFNWTADNFAQPTNQVNNFLEKGKAALADPQRVAAFLVTTPEPIDVASSRYLWGSAQQIGVTVGGVIVVSSEGNPNLTEEFSPLSISVVPDAPTGEWRSLMDALPNFAQEALKAPKPIEIDTHNRQVRLFLPGFDKKQVKLTQYGPEVTVEAGDQRRNIDLPPSLSGKPITGAKFQNSYLIISF, translated from the coding sequence ATGACTCTGATATTGACATTTTTGGGCAAAGGTGGCATTGCTCGTACCAAAATTGCGATCGCCGCCGCTAAATTATTGGCTAGCGAAGGCAAGCGCGTACTTCTCGCAGGACTTGCAGAGCCAGCATTACCCATACTGCTGGAAACAACCTTAACACCCGACCCTCAAGAAATTGCTCCCAATTTGCAAGTAGTACAGTTTCAAGCATCTGTACTATTAGAACGGCAATGGGAAGAAGTAAAAAAACTGGAGGCACAATATCTCCGCACACCAATCATTAAAGATGTTTTTGGTCAAGAATTGGTGGTATTGCCAGGGATGGATAACGCTTTGGCCTTAAATGCAATCCGTGAATATGATGCCAGTGGCAAATATGACGTGATTGTCTATGATGGCACAGGTGATGCTTCTAGCTTGCGGATGTTAGGATTACCAGAGTCTTTGAGTTGGTATATCCGACGCTTTCGGCAATTATTTGTTAACTCAGATTTGGGGAAAACAATTGCCGAATCGCCTTTGATTCAACCACTGATTAGCACTCTGTTCAATTTTAATTGGACAGCAGATAACTTCGCTCAACCAACTAATCAAGTTAACAATTTCTTAGAAAAGGGTAAAGCTGCTCTTGCCGATCCGCAGCGTGTTGCTGCTTTTTTGGTCACTACACCAGAACCAATTGATGTAGCAAGCAGCCGTTATTTATGGGGTAGCGCTCAACAAATTGGGGTGACGGTTGGTGGTGTGATTGTTGTCTCTTCCGAGGGCAACCCCAATCTCACAGAGGAATTTAGTCCTTTGTCCATTAGTGTAGTGCCTGATGCCCCAACTGGTGAATGGCGATCGCTCATGGATGCCCTACCAAATTTTGCCCAGGAAGCACTAAAAGCCCCCAAACCCATAGAAATAGATACCCATAACCGTCAGGTACGGCTATTCTTGCCTGGATTTGACAAAAAACAAGTCAAGCTAACTCAGTATGGGCCGGAAGTGACTGTGGAAGCAGGTGACCAACGGCGCAATATTGACCTTCCACCCTCTTTGAGTGGAAAACCCATTACTGGGGCGAAGTTTCAGAACAGTTATTTGATCATTTCGTTTTAA
- a CDS encoding DUF2862 domain-containing protein yields the protein MEIGQKVKVFRLRDRVSPAVVKKLGQVGTILGYKMTDGSGVGIVVQFEDNFSTWFFEDELKLVQ from the coding sequence ATGGAAATCGGACAGAAGGTTAAGGTCTTTCGTTTGCGCGATCGCGTCTCTCCCGCTGTTGTAAAAAAATTAGGACAAGTAGGCACTATCCTCGGCTACAAAATGACAGATGGCAGTGGTGTAGGTATAGTGGTGCAATTTGAAGATAATTTCTCCACTTGGTTTTTTGAAGATGAGCTAAAACTCGTACAGTAG
- a CDS encoding ABC transporter permease, which produces MRLSLRNNSYWPQVQRYLELLQVLVSRNLKVRYRGSLLGVYWSLLNPLIMTGLYTAIFGATFASYYGNSIINYVLAAFTGLIVINFFSSSTAQALASVVGNGALLNKIRLPVSVFPVSMVAANVFQFSVGALPLLVIITLINSKSFINVIALLFPFMALVFVCIGVGFLVSALYVFFRDLPYFYELVVFVIWISSPVFYPAAIVPKQVKQFLGLNPLSPIIESIRQLTLSGALPDFSLIGSALLSGIIIMSLGWVCFQLWRPQFMDLL; this is translated from the coding sequence ATGAGGCTGTCGCTGAGAAATAATTCATATTGGCCGCAAGTACAACGCTATTTAGAACTGCTGCAAGTTTTGGTAAGCAGAAACTTGAAGGTGCGTTATCGCGGTTCTTTATTAGGAGTCTATTGGTCGTTATTAAACCCATTGATTATGACTGGGTTATACACTGCTATTTTTGGAGCGACTTTTGCCTCCTATTATGGCAATTCTATTATAAATTACGTTTTAGCAGCCTTTACAGGATTAATAGTAATCAATTTTTTCTCATCTTCCACAGCTCAGGCGTTAGCTAGTGTAGTAGGGAATGGTGCATTATTGAATAAAATTCGGCTACCAGTTAGTGTTTTTCCTGTATCAATGGTGGCAGCAAATGTATTTCAATTCTCAGTTGGAGCATTACCTCTACTAGTAATTATTACTTTAATAAATTCTAAAAGTTTCATAAATGTAATTGCGTTACTGTTTCCATTTATGGCGCTAGTGTTTGTCTGTATCGGTGTCGGATTTTTAGTTAGCGCCTTATATGTATTTTTTCGAGATTTACCTTATTTTTACGAGTTAGTTGTGTTTGTAATTTGGATCAGTAGTCCTGTATTTTATCCTGCAGCGATTGTTCCAAAACAGGTTAAGCAATTTTTAGGATTAAATCCATTATCCCCAATTATTGAAAGTATCCGTCAACTTACATTGTCTGGAGCACTACCAGATTTTAGTTTGATAGGAAGTGCTTTACTCAGTGGCATAATTATTATGTCATTGGGCTGGGTTTGTTTTCAGTTGTGGCGGCCTCAATTTATGGATTTACTCTAA
- a CDS encoding ABC transporter ATP-binding protein — MEVIRLHQVSLWRRTQEEFSYDLKKTLLSIIEGKYRQPAKKLVLDNIDFAVEAGEQIGIIGANGSGKSTLLKVISGILQPTTGNVKVKGQIAPLIELGAGFDPEISVMDNILLYGILLGFSRAEMLERAQSILEFAELQDYRLVPVKGLSSGMVARLGFAIATDVQPDILILDEVLSVGDESFKNKCKQRIDKFWDGKATVLVVSHAMEFVRESCQRAIWLNQGQIKFCGDAGETVDRYLSFVNQ, encoded by the coding sequence ATGGAAGTAATTCGTCTGCATCAAGTTTCTTTGTGGAGAAGAACACAAGAAGAATTTTCTTACGATCTCAAAAAGACTCTGTTATCTATTATAGAGGGTAAGTATCGCCAACCTGCGAAAAAATTAGTATTAGATAATATTGATTTTGCAGTCGAAGCAGGAGAACAAATAGGTATTATTGGCGCGAATGGCTCTGGTAAATCAACCCTACTGAAAGTAATTTCTGGAATTTTACAACCAACTACTGGAAATGTAAAAGTCAAAGGACAAATTGCGCCATTAATAGAGTTAGGAGCAGGGTTTGATCCAGAAATTTCTGTTATGGATAATATTCTGCTGTATGGCATTCTACTGGGGTTTTCTCGAGCAGAAATGCTAGAAAGAGCACAGTCAATTTTGGAATTTGCAGAATTACAGGATTATAGATTAGTTCCAGTGAAAGGCTTATCTTCAGGTATGGTAGCGCGATTGGGGTTTGCTATTGCTACAGATGTCCAACCAGATATCTTGATTTTGGATGAGGTTCTTTCAGTAGGAGATGAGAGTTTTAAGAATAAATGTAAGCAAAGAATAGATAAGTTTTGGGATGGCAAAGCTACAGTTTTAGTAGTTTCTCATGCAATGGAATTTGTACGTGAATCATGCCAGCGAGCTATTTGGCTCAACCAAGGACAAATAAAATTCTGTGGTGATGCTGGTGAAACAGTTGATCGTTATCTCAGCTTTGTGAACCAATAA
- a CDS encoding glycosyltransferase family 1 protein gives MNLQGINVLIDGYNLELKQGTGIKTYGITLVQALSSMGVNVDILCSRYTNNRDSLLSEALFFDTQSQGSKFSQIKNTILALSQNFYKAKKLSFSNFVIKQESDFIFEYFIKSGEIFNISGCYNTANNLSKLLKIETKINIDKKIDIWHATYPLPIKVKNAKKITTIHDLIPIKLPYATLDDKSFFCRNIQNSIKNSEIILTISENTKKDILECFDVEPNKIYVTYQPMIDKASSVDDDVIDVILKKYNLNYKKYILFVGAIEPKKNLGRLIDAYSELDSDIPLVIVGKKGWLWESEIGKLETVFADKLAKKVKLLEYLPRKELNYLYKGAFCFVFPSLYEGFGLPPLEAMSFGCPVITSNVSSLPEVCGEAALYVDPYNSEEIRQAIENLMNNPQLPTQLSKAGKERVELFSLENYSKKIYEAYTKIL, from the coding sequence ATGAATTTGCAAGGAATTAATGTTTTAATAGATGGCTATAATTTAGAACTAAAACAAGGTACTGGTATTAAAACTTATGGTATCACCTTAGTTCAGGCTTTATCTTCAATGGGAGTAAATGTAGATATTTTATGTAGCCGTTATACTAATAATCGAGATTCACTTTTAAGCGAAGCTTTATTTTTTGATACACAAAGTCAAGGTAGCAAATTTTCGCAAATAAAAAATACTATACTTGCATTAAGCCAAAATTTTTATAAAGCTAAAAAGCTATCTTTTAGCAATTTTGTTATTAAACAAGAATCAGATTTTATTTTTGAATATTTTATCAAATCAGGTGAAATTTTTAATATATCGGGTTGCTATAACACAGCCAATAATTTATCCAAATTATTAAAAATAGAAACAAAAATTAATATTGATAAAAAAATAGATATATGGCACGCTACATATCCATTACCTATAAAAGTTAAAAATGCTAAAAAAATTACTACCATTCATGATTTAATACCTATTAAACTACCTTACGCGACCTTAGACGATAAGAGCTTTTTCTGCAGAAACATCCAAAATTCTATTAAAAATTCTGAAATTATTTTAACGATTTCCGAAAATACAAAAAAAGATATTTTAGAATGTTTTGATGTAGAACCTAATAAAATTTATGTGACATATCAACCAATGATAGATAAAGCTTCGTCTGTGGACGATGATGTAATTGATGTTATTTTGAAAAAATATAACTTGAACTATAAAAAATATATTCTTTTTGTAGGCGCTATCGAACCTAAGAAAAATTTAGGCAGACTGATAGATGCTTATAGTGAATTAGACAGTGACATACCACTTGTTATTGTTGGCAAAAAAGGCTGGCTCTGGGAGAGTGAAATTGGTAAACTAGAAACAGTTTTTGCAGATAAACTAGCAAAAAAAGTCAAGTTATTAGAATATCTACCAAGAAAAGAGCTAAATTATTTATATAAAGGAGCTTTTTGCTTTGTCTTTCCCTCTTTATATGAAGGGTTTGGATTACCTCCCTTAGAGGCGATGTCTTTTGGCTGTCCAGTGATTACATCTAATGTTTCTTCTTTACCAGAGGTTTGTGGAGAAGCTGCACTTTATGTAGACCCCTATAATTCAGAGGAAATTAGACAGGCGATTGAAAATTTGATGAACAATCCTCAGTTGCCAACACAACTGTCAAAAGCAGGGAAAGAAAGAGTCGAATTATTTAGCCTAGAAAATTATAGTAAAAAAATCTATGAAGCTTATACAAAAATCCTTTAA